One Thermostichus vulcanus str. 'Rupite' DNA segment encodes these proteins:
- a CDS encoding molybdopterin-dependent oxidoreductase, whose product MHSPLIAIHLQVNGHSYSESVLPGSSLLSLLRELGWVGVHRACESGDCGACTVLLEGEAIHSCLYPAARLQGQRITTIEGLAKDGEWDPMQARFLAGQGFQCGFCTPGLILSARQLCREGIPSEAQLRDQLRGNLCRCTGYQAILESIQGIPAELPESDLESVGRNIPKQDGPEIVSGQPAYTGDFTPAGLLHLRVLRSPHAHARIRGLDTTSAQALPGVVAVLTHQDSPRQIYSTAGHAEPVPDPLDRFVLDKKVRFVGDVVAAVVAESVAIAEQACELIRVDYEVLPHVLDPLSAMQPGSPILHDEPEARQIYDASRNLAGYVHLQKGDPEQGFAEADLILENTYQLPAVQHAHLEPHVSTSWLAADGSLVVRSSTQVPFHCQRVLSEVFRIPRDRIRVIKGKIGGGFGNKQEILTEPLCALATLKTGRPVQWELTRSEEFTATNSRHAMQIRIKTGVKADGSLVAQEITAYGNAGAYGNHSQTVVFLAGYVPLGLYRCPHKRFEGFAVYTNSMPAGAFRGYGATQGTFAMESQMDEIAHKLGLDPIALRLKNVIRPGDALALGYRDQQQADLKDSHFNLIGSYGLQECFQKIQAAFATPLPPPQGSRRYGRGIAVSMQGSGLSKIHVAGLKLTLLPSGRILMRSGAVDVGTGSDTTLRQIVAQVLGIPLHQIDLIAADTGQTPFDAGSYASATLFISGQASRRAAEALREKLIQAAALRLQTDPERVQFAHGIFSSSQGSLTLAELAEQAADPIEVELHHAADESSLTFAVAGVEVAVDMETGQIELLNSVQAIDLGTAINPRICHGQVTGGTAMGIGYALSEELIQDEQGQILNPGFRYYRIPTAKDVPPMRVHLIQQPDPYGPFGAKGVGEITTNCTAPAIANAVFQATGIRFRQLPLTPERVWTALQLQQGNWVDTPHA is encoded by the coding sequence ATGCACTCCCCCTTGATTGCCATTCACCTGCAAGTTAACGGCCACTCCTACAGCGAATCGGTTTTACCGGGATCCAGCTTGCTCAGTCTGTTGCGGGAGCTGGGGTGGGTGGGGGTACACCGCGCCTGTGAATCGGGGGATTGCGGCGCCTGCACGGTGCTGCTGGAGGGGGAGGCCATCCACAGCTGTCTGTATCCGGCGGCCCGGCTGCAGGGCCAGCGGATCACCACCATTGAAGGGTTGGCCAAGGATGGGGAATGGGATCCGATGCAGGCCCGGTTTTTGGCAGGGCAAGGGTTTCAGTGCGGCTTTTGCACGCCGGGTCTGATCCTGAGTGCGCGTCAACTGTGTCGGGAAGGGATCCCGTCGGAAGCCCAGTTGCGAGATCAACTGCGGGGTAATCTTTGTCGCTGCACCGGCTACCAGGCGATTCTAGAAAGCATTCAAGGGATCCCGGCAGAGCTGCCTGAATCCGATTTGGAGAGTGTGGGACGCAACATTCCCAAGCAGGATGGGCCGGAGATCGTCTCTGGACAACCCGCCTACACCGGCGATTTTACCCCTGCTGGGTTACTGCATTTACGAGTGCTGCGCTCTCCCCATGCCCATGCCCGCATCCGTGGCCTAGACACGACCTCAGCCCAAGCTTTGCCCGGTGTGGTGGCTGTGCTCACCCACCAGGATAGTCCTCGCCAGATCTACAGTACCGCCGGCCATGCGGAACCTGTGCCGGATCCGTTGGATCGCTTTGTGCTGGACAAGAAGGTGCGCTTTGTTGGGGATGTAGTAGCGGCGGTGGTGGCTGAGTCAGTGGCAATTGCTGAGCAAGCTTGTGAGCTGATCCGGGTGGACTATGAGGTGCTGCCCCATGTGCTGGATCCGTTGTCAGCCATGCAACCGGGATCCCCCATCCTGCACGACGAACCGGAGGCCCGACAAATTTACGATGCCAGCCGCAACCTGGCCGGCTATGTCCATTTGCAAAAGGGTGACCCCGAGCAGGGATTTGCCGAAGCGGATCTGATCCTGGAGAACACCTATCAGCTCCCTGCTGTTCAACATGCCCATTTGGAACCCCACGTCAGCACCAGTTGGCTGGCAGCCGATGGCAGCTTAGTGGTGCGTTCCAGCACCCAGGTTCCCTTTCATTGTCAGCGGGTTCTCTCCGAAGTTTTTCGGATCCCCCGCGACCGCATTCGGGTGATTAAGGGCAAAATCGGGGGCGGCTTTGGCAACAAACAGGAAATTCTCACCGAACCCCTCTGTGCTCTGGCAACCCTGAAAACAGGCCGCCCGGTGCAATGGGAACTGACCCGCAGTGAAGAGTTCACCGCCACCAACAGCCGTCATGCCATGCAGATCCGCATCAAAACCGGCGTGAAAGCGGATGGATCCCTGGTTGCCCAGGAGATAACCGCCTACGGCAATGCTGGGGCCTATGGCAACCACAGCCAGACGGTGGTGTTTTTGGCGGGCTACGTGCCCCTGGGGTTGTACCGTTGTCCCCACAAACGCTTTGAGGGCTTTGCTGTTTACACCAACTCCATGCCAGCGGGGGCCTTTCGTGGCTATGGGGCTACCCAAGGCACCTTCGCCATGGAGTCCCAGATGGATGAGATTGCCCACAAGTTGGGGTTGGATCCGATCGCGTTGCGCCTAAAAAATGTGATTCGCCCTGGAGATGCCTTGGCCCTGGGCTATCGGGATCAACAGCAGGCCGACCTCAAGGATTCCCACTTCAACCTCATCGGCAGCTACGGCCTACAGGAGTGCTTCCAGAAAATCCAGGCCGCCTTTGCCACCCCGCTTCCGCCCCCGCAGGGATCCCGCCGTTATGGCCGTGGCATTGCTGTTTCTATGCAGGGGAGCGGTCTTTCCAAGATTCATGTTGCCGGCCTGAAATTGACCCTTCTCCCCTCGGGGCGGATCCTGATGCGCAGCGGCGCCGTGGATGTGGGTACTGGCTCCGATACCACGCTGCGCCAAATTGTTGCCCAAGTGTTGGGGATCCCTTTGCATCAGATCGACCTGATTGCCGCCGATACCGGACAAACCCCCTTTGATGCCGGATCCTACGCTTCCGCTACCCTGTTCATTTCCGGCCAAGCCAGTCGCCGTGCTGCCGAGGCCCTGCGGGAGAAGCTGATCCAGGCTGCCGCCCTGAGGTTACAAACGGATCCAGAACGGGTGCAGTTTGCCCATGGGATCTTCTCCAGTTCCCAGGGATCCCTGACCTTGGCGGAATTGGCGGAACAAGCAGCGGATCCGATTGAAGTGGAGCTGCATCATGCTGCCGATGAGTCTTCCCTCACCTTTGCGGTGGCGGGGGTGGAAGTGGCGGTGGATATGGAAACAGGGCAGATTGAGCTGCTTAACAGTGTGCAGGCCATCGACTTGGGCACAGCGATTAACCCGCGCATCTGTCATGGACAAGTTACAGGTGGCACCGCCATGGGCATTGGCTACGCTCTTTCGGAGGAGTTGATCCAGGATGAGCAGGGGCAAATCCTCAACCCTGGCTTCCGCTACTACCGCATCCCTACAGCCAAGGATGTGCCGCCGATGCGGGTGCATCTCATTCAACAGCCGGATCCCTATGGGCCTTTTGGGGCCAAAGGAGTCGGGGAGATCACCACCAACTGCACAGCTCCTGCGATTGCCAATGCCGTGTTTCAGGCCACAGGGATCCGCTTTCGCCAATTGC